In Treponema primitia ZAS-2, a genomic segment contains:
- a CDS encoding pyruvate kinase alpha/beta domain-containing protein, whose amino-acid sequence MYFDSTGPANTGETVAIAVREAKERKVSHIIIASNTGKTAEALAAEARKAGYDGRIICVSHVNGFRENGVNELSDENRQRLVEQGVQVYTGSHVLSGAERAISRTFHGAYPVEIIAHSLRMLGSGVKVAVEISVMALDGGLIPHGKPVIGIGGTGGGADTAALLTPGHASAIFETRIHEILCKPR is encoded by the coding sequence ATGTATTTCGATTCGACAGGCCCGGCCAATACCGGAGAAACGGTGGCCATTGCGGTGCGGGAAGCGAAGGAACGGAAGGTGTCCCACATCATTATTGCGTCCAACACGGGAAAAACGGCGGAGGCTTTGGCTGCGGAAGCCCGCAAAGCGGGATATGACGGCCGGATAATCTGCGTCAGCCATGTCAACGGCTTTAGAGAAAACGGGGTCAACGAGCTTTCCGACGAAAACCGGCAACGGCTTGTGGAACAGGGTGTGCAAGTGTACACCGGAAGCCATGTCTTAAGCGGGGCGGAGCGGGCCATAAGCCGCACCTTCCACGGCGCCTACCCGGTGGAGATCATCGCCCACAGCCTGCGTATGCTGGGCTCCGGGGTAAAGGTGGCGGTGGAGATTTCCGTGATGGCCCTGGACGGCGGGCTTATCCCCCACGGGAAACCGGTCATTGGCATTGGCGGAACCGGCGGCGGCGCCGACACCGCAGCGCTGCTGACCCCCGGCCATGCCAGCGCCATCTTTGAAACCAGGATACACGAAATTCTCTGCAAGCCCCGTTAG